The Rhodamnia argentea isolate NSW1041297 chromosome 10, ASM2092103v1, whole genome shotgun sequence sequence GCAAGATAGCCATGAAATAACAATTTTACATCAACATCGACAAACCCATTCATTAGTACATTACTACTTGTTTTAGATTTTACAAGTGGGCACGTAACTTCCTGTGGTGAGTAATTAATGAAATAGCAAATTCATTATCCACAAATTTAATAGTAGATTAGCACTTGTTGTTATGATTATTTGTAAGTTAccaatgaaatgaaattttacCATCCACAGGCCTCATAGTAGATTACCTCTTATCGCGTTATGATTTAATTTTGAGCCGTAAATAGATGACGTGGTTATTAAGTACCTAGAACATTGACGGACATAAGTCGCAAATATTGTTGCAAGATCAAGTCAATATACATGACAATTAACTAGCAAATTGCACGATTTTTGTTGATCAACATGCAGAACCTGTCTTTGGTGATGAAGAACTATGAAgagaagaacaaaggaaaatgcAATTTGTCAACTTTAAAAACGAACCTCCGTGGAATTCTTCATGGACGTGAGTGTCTGAACAGCACTTTATCCCAGAATCGGTAATAAGCCAACCTCCATGATTTGGTAAACGCCAACGGTCCACAAAATGCCCAGAAGCCAACAACGAATCCAAGTGGTATGCCCAGGTAAAACCACTTCTTCTCGCTGTCATCATCATCGCCATCGTCACCAGCTCCTTCCGTGCCGTTCCCAGTATTTGAGCATGTTGTTTCCAGCGGCTGTCCGCACAATCCGCCGTTGCCTTCGAAGGAACTTGCTGAAAAGGTGAGAAATTGTTTCACTGCCGGGATGCTTCCCACAAGCTTATTGTACGAGAGGTTCAGGGCGGAAAGGAAATTCAGGTCGGAAAGCTGTGTGGGAATCGTCCCACTGAGGTCGTTCCCTGAAAGGTCTAAGGACTCAAGCTGTTGCAGGTGCCCTAGGGATGAAGGAATTGGCCCTGAGAATCCATTGTTTGATAAGTTGAGGACATAAAGCGCTTTGAGAGCCCCCAGAGTTTCAGGTATTGGGCCATCTAAATTGTTGCATGAGAAGTCGATTGAAGTGAAAAGAGTCAAAATCTTCACCAGCTCCACTTGCAGACCTTTGATGGTAACCCTTACTGAGTCCTGATAATGGAGTCCCGCCAAGCGAAGAAAAGGATATTCGATGTAATTAAAGTCTACATTAGCCTTCATGGCCTCCCAATTTGCGAGGCATTGAGCAGGCACAGGGCCACTGAAATTGTTGGTAGATATGTCTACAATTTGAAGCATCTTCCAAGTGCCATCAGTCCCTGGACATCCAACCCCTCCATGGAACTTGTTGGATCGTAAAACGAGGACACGTAGACTTGCAATGCTCTTCAATTGACATGGAAACACGTCATCTATCTGGTTGTCTCCAACGTCTAAAACCTCCAGAGTCGTGCAATTTGCCATTGTCTTTGGGAACTTCCCTTGTAATCGATTACCACTGAGATCCAAAGTCTTCAAACCACATGTTCCAGGGAAATTGATGATGCTACCATCCAAGGCATTATTTCGCAGATTTAATACCTTCAGAGACTCCATCACTAAGCAATCAGGAATATTTCCACTCAAATTGTTATGAGATAGGTCCAGCACCTCGAGATAATCAGCTTTGCAAATTGATTTTGGGATAAACCCCTGGATATTGTTATTGGAAAGGGAGAAGAATATTGCCAAAGAAAGGCTCGTTCCAATAGTAGGTGGAATGACTAAAGTGAAGTTGTTGCTCGAGAAGTCAATGTGTGTGGCAAATGGCGGCAGCGGCAATGTTTGTCCATGGAGGCTGTTCTTATGGAGGTCAAGAACAATAAGAGTAGAAGTCAGATTAGGTGACGGTCTTTCAATATCATCTAGCAAATTGGACGAAAGATTGAGATACAGAAGATTTTGAAGCTCCCATATCCATTTTGGTATCTCACCCTGAATTTGATTGCCAGAGAGGTCTAGATATATCAACCGGCGTTGCCCAGCCAGAAACTCAGGTAAAGTCCTCAGATGGCAAGAATCCAACTTTAAAGTTCTAATGTAAGGGAATAAAGGCACCTGGGAAGCATTATTTGTGGCATTAATGATAAAATGATTGTAGGAAAGATCCAAATAATAAAGATTTTTGAGCTGCTGAACCAAATTAATGGGAAATGAGCCGCTGAAATTATTGGAAGAAAGTGAGAGGTACTGGAGCCCTCGGAGTTCCCATATAGACATCGGAAGTTCTCCTCCTATATTGTTGTTGCTCAAATCAAGTGTATCCAGTTCGTGCAATGTAGCATTAAAAGATCCCTTCACTTGACCAGAAAATTGGTTGTTGGATAGTTGAAGCTTCTGAATTGATGGAATTGTGAACAGAGATGAAGGGATATCTCCTTTCAGTGAATTGAATCGCAGGTCGAGAATAAGAAGACTTGAGAGACATTCCCATTGGGTTGAATTAATCTGACCAGTGAGATTATTGTGGGACAAAGTGATTTGTGTCAGATTCTTGGATTTGCTGAGTGATGGAATTGAACCAGTAAAATTGTTGAATGAGAAGTCCAAATAAGCCAGTTGGGAAAGATTGGTGAAAGAGCTTGGGATATTTCCATCAAAGTTGCAATTCACCAATTCTATTCTTGACAGATTTCTGAGATTACCAATTGATTCTGGGAGCCGCCCGGAAATACTTGTGAAACTAAGAACCAGTCTCTCAAGAGAACCATTCTCCGGAAACCCGGGCAAAGAACCCTGAAGGAGTTTGTTGCCTGATAGATCAAGGGTCTGAAGTGTTTGTACCTGGAAGATTTTTTTAGCAAATACTCCCTGCAGACCACAATTACTGAGTTGCAGAGTAGTTAAATTGTGGAAGTGGGAAAAGAACTCCGGGACAGTGGTAGACAGATTATTGTAGCCCAGATTAATTACTGACAGAGAACGAAGATCCACGAGGGAAGAGCAAGAGTCAATGGGACCTGATAAATAACAATTCATCATGCTCAACACTTGAATCTTCGGCAGTGAAGAAGACAAGGCATTGCACCATTCATTGCCTGTAGCAGACACGTTCACTCCATCAAGGTACAACTCTGTCAGCTCGCTAAGAGACCCAACAAGCATCTTTAGATTCGGATTCTCGAGTTTCAGTGAATTGAGCCCAGTAAAATAAAGCAGGGATGATACATCAAGAGTAACCAACCTTGTCAAACGTGATATTCCAATCGGAACCTGCCCTACGAACCCGGCATTTGAAAGATTCAGGTAGACCAAATGGGTGAGACTGCTGAACCCAGATGGAATCTCCAAAGACTGGAAGCTGTTGTAAGCCAAATTCAGCCTCCGAAGATGATTGAGTCTGAAAAGACTCGATGAATCGTCAAGTCCACCAGTGATGCACTCATTGCTCAGATCAAGACCCGTGACTTGGCCACCTTCGCAGGTCACGCCATCCCAAGAATCATTGCTCGGattccatttgatcaatttagtggACAAGGAAGCAGAGAAGCTGAGGCTATTCTTCAATTCCAGCAGTAGCAATTTCTGATCGCCGACACAGTGGCCCGAGACCAAAACCGTGCCTATGCTGAAGGGGTTGGTATGTGCGAGAAGTAAGACCAGCCATAGGAAGAGCCAAATCCTCATTTGTTTCCAGCAGATTAGCACACACTATATTACAGAGTTTGTGAGTGTATCACATGCTAATGGAAGGCAGTTGTATGAGATTCCTATGGAGCTGTGTTTGGTCTAAAATTCTTATGACGTCctatcattaattttttagtcCCTACGTGTGAGTCGGTGTGACTCTCTTAAGTTGACTTGACTTGGGAATGCGCCCATTCATCAAATCACTTAGTGGTTCTTTActgttcttgaagaagaaacaaTCCGTTAATTTATTCcacggaattgatccctctcgagtaaactaaccaaatggaaatggctagctatgaaaatcaagtacgtggatctaagaacttgatctcggattgactctttggccttGAAagttgtcgagggaatattctggaccaatatagggcGATTCTAAAATGATTAAGGGAATATTCTTGACAAGTTTTTATGACTTCCAGTGCGGTCATCCCTTATTTTTACCATCGTTAAGGCCATCTCAAGAACTAACCAACCTTAGGAACTCAGTTTCAGAAACATATTTAGAGAAATCTTATCAGACTAGTAAAATTGGTGAGATGCATGGTTTTATTTCTCGATATCGCTTTCAGCCGCTATTCATAATTTTGGTTTTGGGTTGCTTAAAACTTGCATCTTCATTGTGGTTAGATCATATGCTGCCAGATGGAACTAGTCCATGACAGACGAAGATCATCGTATTAACGCTAGGATTTGGCATTTCCACAGGACTTACAAAATGTTATTGCAGCCAAGTGAAATTAGCAGACCGTATTTTTCATTCAACGTTATTGTTGACTTGAAGTCAGCAGTAATCACTAGTCAGACGTCTCAGACCAATGATGAAGTGAACCGGTCAACCAAGTCCAACTTCAAGCCCGTGAACTGAGCAGGAATTTGAAAACCTTTCGGGGTTGAAGTTTTCACACCCAAAATTTCCATCCCCCTTCCTAGAGCTGGGAAGATTGCACCTTTGGTCCAATTTGGCGGGTACACACTTGGAGGAATCTTTATTTCATCCGAACGTGAAGGATGTTTCGGAATGAAGGACTTTCGGACAATCGACAATTATGGAGAGGAAAAACATTGAACTTGACTCCAATCGAGCCTAACAACGAAAGTACAGATAGCTGTTAGTTGACTTGACTAGAGAATGCAAAATTGTCGTTTCAGGGGGGCTCCCCGGTAGATGATTTATAAAAAGTGGGTTGACGAACAAAGACGAATTTATCTTCCGTGGACCGTAATTCCGTAACATTGATATTAAATAGAAAGTGATCCATAGATTTTTAATCTGGTTAGCCGTTtgtaattagcgatgaaataataattttaccatTTACAAACTAAGCGGTTCATTACCACTTGTTTTTAGATTTTACAAATGGTCCCATAAGTAACATTTACCGATGAAATAACAGTTTTATCATCCACAAATCCGATATTAGACTAATGCTTATTCTTGTATTTTGCAAGGGGATGCATAACTGTTTATAAGTTATCAATGAAATAACAATCTTACTATCCACAAATCCAATAATAGAAAACCATACCGTTATTTGAGATTTGATGAATAATATTACAAGTATACTATTGAAAGGACCATTCTTCTGTATGGGTCAAATGAAATGTTAAACACTTCTTCGTGATTATTAAACGACTCATCATGTTGGAGATACCGCTGCACTTAATTGGCTACCTTTCATGTGAATGCCTCTTCCTTGGGAAGTTAGAATATTATACATTATGAAATCATTCTTTTCATTATTCtgtatatttctttctttaattagcTAGCCTTTTGTCTTATAAATAGGATTGTACACATACATCTCTTCATGAAAAAGTAATATACGACTTCCGATTTCCCAAGTCTCTATAGCTTTCCATCATCTTATATTCTAACATGATATCAAAGCTTCTCCTTTCAATCTATCTTTCGTTTAAAAATCTTCAACCTACGAAGAgaacaatcattttt is a genomic window containing:
- the LOC115731724 gene encoding receptor-like protein 7 — encoded protein: MRIWLFLWLVLLLAHTNPFSIGTVLVSGHCVGDQKLLLLELKNSLSFSASLSTKLIKWNPSNDSWDGVTCEGGQVTGLDLSNECITGGLDDSSSLFRLNHLRRLNLAYNSFQSLEIPSGFSSLTHLVYLNLSNAGFVGQVPIGISRLTRLVTLDVSSLLYFTGLNSLKLENPNLKMLVGSLSELTELYLDGVNVSATGNEWCNALSSSLPKIQVLSMMNCYLSGPIDSCSSLVDLRSLSVINLGYNNLSTTVPEFFSHFHNLTTLQLSNCGLQGVFAKKIFQVQTLQTLDLSGNKLLQGSLPGFPENGSLERLVLSFTSISGRLPESIGNLRNLSRIELVNCNFDGNIPSSFTNLSQLAYLDFSFNNFTGSIPSLSKSKNLTQITLSHNNLTGQINSTQWECLSSLLILDLRFNSLKGDIPSSLFTIPSIQKLQLSNNQFSGQVKGSFNATLHELDTLDLSNNNIGGELPMSIWELRGLQYLSLSSNNFSGSFPINLVQQLKNLYYLDLSYNHFIINATNNASQVPLFPYIRTLKLDSCHLRTLPEFLAGQRRLIYLDLSGNQIQGEIPKWIWELQNLLYLNLSSNLLDDIERPSPNLTSTLIVLDLHKNSLHGQTLPLPPFATHIDFSSNNFTLVIPPTIGTSLSLAIFFSLSNNNIQGFIPKSICKADYLEVLDLSHNNLSGNIPDCLVMESLKVLNLRNNALDGSIINFPGTCGLKTLDLSGNRLQGKFPKTMANCTTLEVLDVGDNQIDDVFPCQLKSIASLRVLVLRSNKFHGGVGCPGTDGTWKMLQIVDISTNNFSGPVPAQCLANWEAMKANVDFNYIEYPFLRLAGLHYQDSVRVTIKGLQVELVKILTLFTSIDFSCNNLDGPIPETLGALKALYVLNLSNNGFSGPIPSSLGHLQQLESLDLSGNDLSGTIPTQLSDLNFLSALNLSYNKLVGSIPAVKQFLTFSASSFEGNGGLCGQPLETTCSNTGNGTEGAGDDGDDDDSEKKWFYLGIPLGFVVGFWAFCGPLAFTKSWRLAYYRFWDKVLFRHSRP